One segment of Terriglobales bacterium DNA contains the following:
- a CDS encoding phytanoyl-CoA dioxygenase family protein — MAPVTAAPPLAASAETGALGVLHLKRLWSRTLAHRLGQADAAIPSEDWVRDNTLLCGLGLNLREALQYLFERQPSFEQFEGWILERNGGALEPARVERLNWALAEERKSGPAPLPQDLVFTPAGMAGWEENGYIVLHDAVPAANCRAAIQAICEFLGMDLERPDTWYGGSQGHSIWIPLLHHPALEANRQSARVHSAFAQLWNRTDLWVTTDQSGMNPPEREGWRFPGPNLHWDVSLALPIPFGTQGILYLADVAADQGAFTCVPGFHRRIASWLGSLPAGRDPRQQDLSRDAVPIAGKAGDLIVWHHALPHGSSPNRARLPRFAQYINLRPSYWEQNPVWR; from the coding sequence ATGGCCCCTGTGACCGCCGCGCCGCCGCTGGCCGCCTCCGCCGAGACCGGAGCGCTCGGCGTCCTGCACCTCAAGCGGCTGTGGTCGCGCACGCTGGCCCACCGCCTCGGCCAGGCAGACGCCGCAATCCCGTCCGAGGACTGGGTGCGGGACAATACCCTCCTTTGCGGGCTCGGCTTGAACCTGCGCGAGGCCCTGCAGTACCTCTTCGAGCGGCAGCCATCCTTCGAGCAGTTCGAGGGCTGGATCCTGGAACGCAACGGCGGCGCCCTCGAGCCCGCGCGGGTGGAGCGCCTCAACTGGGCGCTCGCCGAAGAACGAAAGTCCGGCCCGGCGCCCCTGCCGCAGGACCTCGTCTTCACTCCCGCCGGGATGGCCGGATGGGAGGAAAACGGCTACATCGTGCTCCACGATGCGGTTCCTGCGGCCAACTGCCGCGCCGCCATCCAGGCCATCTGCGAGTTCCTGGGAATGGACCTGGAGCGTCCCGACACCTGGTATGGCGGGTCCCAGGGCCACAGCATCTGGATCCCGCTTCTGCATCATCCCGCCCTCGAAGCCAACCGCCAGTCGGCCCGCGTCCACTCTGCCTTCGCCCAGTTGTGGAATCGCACCGACCTCTGGGTCACGACCGACCAGAGCGGGATGAACCCGCCGGAGCGGGAGGGCTGGAGATTCCCCGGGCCTAACCTCCACTGGGACGTCAGCCTGGCCCTGCCCATCCCCTTCGGGACGCAGGGCATCCTCTACCTCGCCGACGTCGCCGCCGACCAGGGAGCCTTCACCTGCGTGCCCGGGTTCCATCGCCGGATCGCGAGCTGGCTCGGAAGTCTGCCCGCCGGCCGCGACCCTCGCCAGCAGGACCTCTCGCGCGACGCCGTTCCCATCGCCGGGAAAGCCGGGGACCTGATCGTCTGGCATCACGCGCT